Within the Gossypium raimondii isolate GPD5lz chromosome 12, ASM2569854v1, whole genome shotgun sequence genome, the region TCCAATTTTTAAATACTCCGAAACAAACCAAACGAAAAAGATTTCGTAGaatataaaaggttaaattctgctgctaattgagtttaaaatagggaaaaatataatattagaaCTTGAATTTGTCTACTTCTCCCGTATTGGTACTTATGATTTGTTATGTCCTAGATTGATACCCGAGCTTTTTTTCCGTCCACAAGTTTAGCACCTGAGGctaataatgttaattttttgcTAATGTAGTAACACTGACCATTCGCGCGCTGTCATGTGTCACCCTCTTTGGTTGCAAATTAAACCCATTTattaattttcctttcattttatttattaattatttttcctttaaaaaaataaaatatttttctctttcatcCAAAACAAATcacgattttttttttaatttttttgatcaTTTCTTCTATTGTCTTTTTCTTCTACCTATTTATCTTCTTTTAACCCTAGCTGCTGCCGCCATGAGTCGCCACCATCCATGGCCTTCTCTGACCATCAAATCTTTCCCTCTTCCTCGTCTTTTCAAATATTATCTtgtgttttcaagaaaatctctttaaagccgaaaaaaaatcaaagcttgatccttgagattttaaaattatactctCCGCCTGTTGATGAAAAGCTAAGAAGGTTTTTGGTGAGGCTTAGAGCGAGTTGAGGAGCCAAAGGAAGCAGTAGCAATGCCGCTGCCATGGCAACAACAGAGAATCGATTTTCTTGAAACAAATTCAATGGAAGAATTGGCCCTGTTGTTCATTGGATCCATAGGATTTCTAGGGttttataaattctaataaaaattcattacgTAATTTGTTTCTGAGTTTGTTTGTTATGGAGAAAACAGGAGCTTTGACTTGTAAGATTTGATTGATAATTTaatcaatctttttatttttttatttttaagaatttattctttttattttttaaatttcaaaatcaggtctaattattaacttcaataaattcaaatttattacaatattattcTTTTGTTGCATAGCCACAAAGTGAGTAtttggttatattttaaaacatcacATTTTTACCCTTTGTTTAATCATTCTGAATTGAATCCAAATTCAAACATGAACAATATTTAGTTATATTTGAAAATCTAAAATAgagttgaattgaattggagTAAAGAAAATTGGATGATAAagacaaagaaataaaaagttgtCATAATTATTAAACACTTGAAACACAACTATAAAATtgggaaaaggaaaaacaagAAGCCCCAGAAAGCACTGTACCTATACAACCATTATTGAAGTGAATGGTCAGAAGAAGGTTTTCTATGTAGTTACCAATCAAAGagtaaaagagaaagaaaaatatgttgAGATCTGCACAAAGAGATTCTACAAACACAAATCATAGTGTGAAATTTGGAGATAAAAAGAAAGCTAGAAAAACAACTTCTATATGCTAAAATCTGAAATGGGGTTTCAAATTCTCCACACTTGATTCAACTCTCAGTTGTTTCTTCTCTATTACCTTCCAGAGATACTTGCTGCATCAGGAAATGGTACCTGAGAACCTACTGTTACATTAGAATCATCACTTTCGGCCGCCACCGCCACGGCTGGGTTGCTTTTGGCCTCACCACTTTCACTTCCTTTTTCCAACACCATAATGTTACTCTTATCTTCCGGTCGATCAGTCTTGGAAGAAGCCACTTGAAGTTGCAAAGAATATTCCAAGTTCCATAACACATCCCCCATGCTCGGTCTGTCAACTCCGTATTCTGCCAAACATTTCTCTGCCGCTTCTGCAAATTTCTTCAGTGATCCTTCGCATATCGTCCCTGCAATTTTGGGGTCAACTATTTTCTCTATCATACCTTTTTTATGCCACTGCATTGCCCAGTCGGCTAAGCTAACTTGATCCCTCGGCAATCCAGGGCAAATCACTGCCCTCGCACATAATACCTCGAAAAGAACCACACCGAACGAGTAAACATCTGATTTCTCTGTCAGTTGTTGTCTCCTGAAGTATTCTGGGTCCAGATACCCGAAACTACCTTTCACTGCCGTGCTAACATGGCCTTGGTCCATTGCAGCAGCTTTTGATAGCCCGAAATCGGACACTTTGGCCACGAAGTTCTCGTCGAGGAGAATGTTGGTGGTCTTGACGTCACGGTGTATGATTCCTTGTGCCGCACCGGTGTGGAGATAATGCAACCCTCGAGCCGCACCGATGCAGATTTCAAGGCGTTGTTGCCATGTCAATGTGGGTTTATTGGCAGAGCCATAAAGATGGTCCCGAAATGGACCATTAGCCATATATTCATAAACCAAGATCATCTCCGAATCCTCATCGCAAAACCCTATGAGTGAGACGAGATGACGATGGCGGAGCTTGGAAAGCATTTGGATTTCGGTTTCGAATTCGTTAACGCCTTGTTCGGATCCATGGTTCCCTCGTTTAATTGCAACCTTGGTGCCATCGTCTAATGTCCCGATAAACACCTTGCCGAAGCCACCAACACCGATGACTGTCTTTTCGTCAAAATTTTGGGTCGCATTTTGTAGCTCGCTTAAATTGAAGAAGCGTCCAAGGCCATTAGAATAAACACTAGAATACCCACTCTTGCTTTTTCTTGACCCAAAGAGGCTTGATTTCCGGGAGCTGAAATTAGATTTGCTGCCATGGATTGGTAATAGCCAAGATGagaagcttttctttttttgccaATCCTGGGGTCGTTTTTTCCATCGGACACAAACAACCCCAAGGAACAACATTGCAACGAAAGCCAATGCCAGCCCTGAAATCGCCACAATTTTGAGTTTGCTTGCACCAGGCCCTTTATATGAACCATCAACAGCATATAACCCATCCAAGCTATCAGCTAGGTTGCTCATCTTCATCACTTCCAAGCCATTGAGGATTGCATTAGGCAAGCCGGCGTTGGTTGTTGGACCAACTTGAACCGTGATTGAATCATTGGTTACCAATGAAGCATTGAGCACAAAATCTGTGTAATAGGCAGTGTTCAACTCGCCAGCTTTTTCACTGAGATCCAGATTCGATAGCGCCATCAAGCTGTTTATGTACACATTGAAGTATAACTCATTGCGGGTCTTGCTTACAACGTCGCAAAAGTGCATCCTGATGAGATACGAAAAGGTTCCATCCACATTCATCGCCCAAGAGAGATTGAAATTGGGCGCTATAGTTTGTTGATAAGCCTTGCTCGCCATCCGATCCGCGGTTAAGTAAACCATATCGGGAGCGACCAATCGAGTCA harbors:
- the LOC105764672 gene encoding probable receptor-like protein kinase At5g61350, which gives rise to MGGDHHRPTRALYVSSLLFCVVLLNLKRSIVLANNEGADSPAVSPAPSSSPTSFKPSDSYLLNCGSKSEMKMEDGRTFKSDTETSSYLSTSEDVQASVASIPESAFSNSTPSTLKDLYTSARIFSSDSTYSFFISKPGKHWIRLYFYPLPHQKYDLKTAVFTVQTDKFVLLHDFSVDDDSKVVFKEYLVNATQPFSLIFKPQKDSCAFVNAIEIAEIPDELLSDSASSVPQGNTLNGLSNYALEVSYRLNMGGPTITPRNDTLSRTWAPDTPYNLFPEGTEAAKGTTVKYRPDHGMTRLVAPDMVYLTADRMASKAYQQTIAPNFNLSWAMNVDGTFSYLIRMHFCDVVSKTRNELYFNVYINSLMALSNLDLSEKAGELNTAYYTDFVLNASLVTNDSITVQVGPTTNAGLPNAILNGLEVMKMSNLADSLDGLYAVDGSYKGPGASKLKIVAISGLALAFVAMLFLGVVCVRWKKRPQDWQKKKSFSSWLLPIHGSKSNFSSRKSSLFGSRKSKSGYSSVYSNGLGRFFNLSELQNATQNFDEKTVIGVGGFGKVFIGTLDDGTKVAIKRGNHGSEQGVNEFETEIQMLSKLRHRHLVSLIGFCDEDSEMILVYEYMANGPFRDHLYGSANKPTLTWQQRLEICIGAARGLHYLHTGAAQGIIHRDVKTTNILLDENFVAKVSDFGLSKAAAMDQGHVSTAVKGSFGYLDPEYFRRQQLTEKSDVYSFGVVLFEVLCARAVICPGLPRDQVSLADWAMQWHKKGMIEKIVDPKIAGTICEGSLKKFAEAAEKCLAEYGVDRPSMGDVLWNLEYSLQLQVASSKTDRPEDKSNIMVLEKGSESGEAKSNPAVAVAAESDDSNVTVGSQVPFPDAASISGR